The proteins below come from a single Myxocyprinus asiaticus isolate MX2 ecotype Aquarium Trade chromosome 28, UBuf_Myxa_2, whole genome shotgun sequence genomic window:
- the LOC127418720 gene encoding DNA primase small subunit-like: protein MPISDYDPACLPDLLPLYYRKLFPFPQYYRWLSYGGVSKNYFQNREFSFTLKDDIYVRYQSFSTQNELEKEMQKTVPYKIDIGAVYSHRPSQHNTVKSGTFQALEKELVFDIDMTDYDDVRRCCSAADICSKCWTLMTIAIRILDRALREDFGFQHLLWVYSGRRGVHCWVCDDAARKLSVAARSAVAEYLSLVKGGEETVRKVVLSDPIHPFISHSLTVMERYFPQYAIVGQDILGSTESVDKVLSLLPEDIRKELTSFNQNEKNPIKRWERICALVDRKKSSSKKGGQYFDKEIMLQYCYPRLDVNVSKGVNHLLKSPFSVHPKTGRISVPIDLKELDTFDPFEVPTISLICEELEKPRADEGEEDEMKKENEQDAGERRRIRDYKRTSLAKYVKVLDRFLEAMARSRKGEMLRKSDHQKEF, encoded by the exons ATGCCGATTTCAGATTATGATCCAGCTTGTTTACCTGACTTGTTGCCGCTTTACTACCGCAAATTATTCCCGTTTCCACAATACTATCGCTGGTTAAGTTATGGCGGAG TGTCTAAAAACTACTTCCAGAACCGCGAATTTTCCTTCACTCTGAAAGATGACATTTATGTGAGATATCAGTCGTTCAGCACTCAGAATGAGCTGGAGAAAGAGATGCAGAAAACGGTTCCCTACAAGATTGATATTGGAGCAGTCTACAGCCACAGG CCCAGTCAACACAACACTGTGAAGTCTGGAACATTCCAGGCCCTGGAGAAAGAGCTGGTATTTGACATTGACATGACTGACTATGATGATGTCAGACGTTGCTGCAG TGCTGCTGATATTTGCTCAAAGTGTTGGACACTTATGACCATTGCTATCCGTATTTTGGACCGGGCACTACGGG AGGACTTTGGATTCCAGCATCTTCTGTGGGTGTACTCGGGAAGGAGAGGAGTACATTGTTGGGTTTGTGATGATGCTGCAAGGAAACTCTCAGTGGCAGCACGGTCTGCCGTGGCAGAATACCTTAGTTTAGTCAAG GGTGGTGAAGAGACAGTGAGGAAAGTTGTGCTGTCAGATCCAATCCATCCTTTCatcag TCATTCTCTGACTGTCATGGAACGATATTTCCCACAGTATGCCATTGTGGGACAGGACATACTGGGCAGTACGGAGAGTGTAGACAAAGTGCTTAGTTTGCTACCTGAAG ATATCAGAAAGGAGCTGACTAGTTTTAATCAAAATGAGAAGAACCCAATAAAGCGGTGGGAGAGAATCTGTGCTTTGGTCGACCGTAAAAAG TCGAGCAGTAAGAAGGGTGGGCAGTACTTCGATAAGGAGATCATGTTGCAGTACTGTTATCCACGCCTGGATGTCAACGTCAGTAAAGGAGTCAACCACTTACTGAAGAGCCCCTTCAGCGTACACCCCAAGACAG GTCGAATCTCTGTGCCAATAGATTTGAAAGAACTGGACACTTTTGATCCTTTTGAGGTGCCTACAATAAG TCTGATCTGTGAGGAGCTGGAGAAACCCAGAGCAGATGAGGGAGAGGAAGATGAAATGAAGAAGGAGAATGAACAAGATGCTGGAGAACGGCGCAGAATCAGAG ACTATAAGCGCACCAGCCTGGCCAAGTATGTGAAGGTCCTTGATCGGTTTTTGGAGGCAATGGCTCGGTCTCGGAAAGGAGAGATGCTGAGGAAGAGTG